AGGCTCGATTAACCGTAGTCAGTTCCACGTCCATCATCGAGGGTGGAGCACATGATGTGTTGCTCAAAGATTCCCAGGACTCGGTGAAAAAATAGGTGTTTTATCATACTTCTTACATGAAATGTGCTACAATGAGATACTTTTTGTGGAATAAGGTGTAAGAAGTATGAACGAGGTTGGGCTAAGCGGCCCTAGTAAAGAGCGAATGCTTTCTATCAACAACCTTCCCGGTGGAGTGGGGGTATATGAGCTCGGCGACGAGATACGTGCAACCTATCTCAGCAGAGGGTTGTCCAAACTGCTCGCATACACCCCGAAGGAGTTCCACAACTACAATGAACTGGATTTGCTGGACTCCGTACATGAGAGAGAGCGAAAACGCATCAAGGCAGTTTTCCAGAAACTGAAGAGCAGCCACAAGGAATTGGATATATCCTTTCGATTGCAGCGCAAGGAGGATCGTTTCATCAGGTTGCTTGGTAGGTACAGCCGTCACCATGGTCAATTTCCAGTATATTACCTCGTGGCAAGTGATGTTTCTGAAGCACACCAAAATGCCCTTGCACTGGAAAGACAGAATACCAGGCTCCAGTTTGCATTTTCTCACTCTACCTTGGAAATGTGGGAATATCATCTTGATGAAGATCGTCTAGTTCCTTTATCAAGGAAGGTTCTTGGTGGTCATGCTCCCCTTGAAATTCACAATCCTGCTGCTTTCTTGCTTGAAGAGGGGTATATCCATCCTGACTTCTCAGTGACCCTGAACCATGATTTTGCTCAATTACAAGCTGGCAATGAACCAGATTCAATTCTTTCAGTCCGGAGTGTAGCAGGTTCCTACCGTTGGTTGAGATTAAGTTATGCTTTTCTCTCAGATGGAGAGCATGATCACCGAAGAGCGATAGGGATTTTTCAGGATGTACATGATGAGATAGCAATGCGACTGCAGGCTTTGGGGCAGGATAAAGCCTTTTTTGGAGGGTTCAATCTAGATTCTGGGACAGCTGTACTTGCAGACAATCGTGTTTGGAAGATGATGGCTGGCTGTGATGATTTCTACACCATGTATGATTCAGTCCTGCAAGAAGCAATACAAAAGGAATATCTCCCTGTATTTCATGAAATTGACACGAGTGAGAAGCTGAAGCAATTTGTAGAGACTGGGAAGAAAGAACTCACGATAGAAGCAAAAATGATACACCCTTTCCATAAGGAAGATGGCTACAGATGGGTTAGGTTTCATTTCAATGTTTCTGTTGCCAATAATACTACCATTGGATATATCGCAATCAAGGACATTGAGGCAAGCAAGGTCCAGGAGCAGGCCTTGGAGAAGCGGGCACATAGTGACAGCCTTACCGGTGTGTATAACCGGTTTTCCCTTGAAGAGCTCGTTTCTCGATACCTTAGGGATGGTGGTAGCAGTCTTTTCTTCCTGATTGATATCGATCGATTCAAGTTGATAAATGATACCTATGGCCATGACCTCGGGGACCGTGTACTTAAGCGAATTGCTTTCCTGATGAGAACGGTGTTTCCACAGGGAACCATTATCGGCAGGCTGGGTGGTGATGAGTTTGTTGCATATATCCCGCATGTCACGGAGGCTCTGAGAGGTGCAGGAGATGAACTCTGCCGGCTTATTGCCGAAGATAGGACGCTTGGGATTCTCTTTACCTGTTCCCTTGGCTACTGTATCAGCCCTGAGGATGGAATAACGTTCAACGAACTTTATCAACATGCGGACCTTGCATTGTACCACTCGAAGAACCATGGACGAAACCAATGTACACACTATGCCTCTGAAATGGGGATGCATAATACCCGCTGTTGGACCAATCATGAATGGATGTTGGACAATCTTCCTGATACCGTTTACCTGAGCGATATGCAGAGCTATAACCTGCTCTTCCTGAACAAGGCTGGCAGAGAGATTTACTCTCCTGATACTAGCTTTATCGGCAAAAAATGCTATGAGGTAATTTTTCACAGGGACCAAGTATGTGAACACTGTCGCTTCCAATCTCTCAGCTATGATAGCTACAGTTTTTGGCAACAAACTGATGAGTTTGGTAGTGTATGGCTCTGCAAGGAGAAACTGATACTCTTCAACGAAAAGCCTGCAAAGCTTGCCATTCTGGTAGACCAATTGAAACAGGCCAAGCAAATTGCAGAGAAATCGGTTACACAACCGACGAAATTGCATCTTTCCCGGTCAAGCTACTTCAAGTTGTTGCAGCGAGGTGACTCCTCCTGGGACTATGATGTCAACCATGATCTACTTACCCTCTTTGTGTTTGTTGGTGGACAACCCTATGTGGAACAGGTTCATGGTTTCCTCAAAAGTAATGCTTCGATAAAAGCAATGCTTGCAGAAGATCGCCCACTGTTTCGCGAAGCGCTCAGGAAACGTATCGTTGAACCGGAAGGAAGTCCCATACAGGTTCGTCTCACACTTTCATCTGGTTCATTCATTCCTGTGTTGATCTCCTGGTACTACATGTCCCATCGCATTGGAGGAAATGTTGTTCGTTTTTCTCCCTTCGGATATATATCCCCAGAGAGTCCTCTGAAGGAGATTTTACAGGATTTCACCGTTGCTCTGCTCCATCTTGCTTGTGAGCGTGATACGGTCACCTTGCTCCTAGCGAATAGGAAATTCCATGAGATGTTCAATAGTGAAGAAAAAACACTGGGAAAAGACCCTCTAGGATGGCTTTTACCCTCAGAAAGGAACAATGTGCTCTCACGAATGAGAAGCTTGCAGGAGAATCACCAAAGGGGAGAGACGTTCATGGTGGTAGGCCATGACAACCGATACTTCTCGCTCACCTGTCAACTTGGAACCTGTTACGGTTATGTCCAGATGGTTACCTTAACCCTTCAGGATGTCAGTCGTGAACATAAATTGCAGCAACTGAACAAACGTATGCTGCCCTATATAGAACAGAGCAAGGAAGGTATTGCTGTATTCTCCCTGGAGTCGTACTCACTGGATCTGCAGTATGCCAATGAGACCCTTGCAGTTCTCCTGGGGTATGAACGTGAGGATTTGATAGCACAACTCAAGAACAATGCAATTCAACTCTTCTATCCTGAGGATAGAACCCTGCTACTGCGTCATGTGGAAAGACAAAGCATGACGAGCATCACATCGGATCCTTTCAATCTCCGACTTGTCAAGAAAGATGGTGATATCATTTGGTGCAGGATTACGTTCCGCCAGATGGGGATTCAGGGGAGAGGTGAGCCTTTCAGCTTGCTTATAGAAGACCTCTCTGAATCGATGCATGATGAAAAGGTACTGCAGCAAGTACAGGAACAACTGTCATTTGCCTTAAACCACAATCTGGTAACAGGTTTATATACACGACAGCGATTTTATGAGGCATGTCGTGAATTCCTTGATACTCATATTAATACCTCCTTTGTAATGGTGTACTGGAACATTGAACGGTTCTCAGTCTTGAATGAGTTGCTGGGATTTGATCGTGGAAATCAGGTTTTGCAACTCGTTGCTCGATCGTTGCGGGATTTCATCAAGGACCATGGAGTGTATGGACATGTTGGGGCAGACCATTTTGCTGCTTGCATACCCAAGGAAATGAGCAGCGCGAGCAAACTGAAACAAGCCATCGATATTGAACATATCGGACAGGATATTGGATTACATCTTTCAATGGTTTTCGGTATGTATGAGATTGAAGATCCCAGTCAAGGTATTCCCTCTCTACTGGATAAAGCGCACAGTGCTTCAAAGATTTCACGATTTCGTAATAGGGAAGGGTATGCGTTCTATGAACCTTCCATTCGGAGTGATACGTTCAATGAACAGGATGTACTCAATGAGATGCAGGGTGCTTTGGATGGCGGGCAGTTCACCTTCTTCCTACAACCCATTTATGATATCCAGGGAATGCACATACACTCTGCAGAGGCGCTATCTCGATGGGTACATCCGACCAGAGGGGTGATTCCCCCAAAGCAATTCATACCTGTTTTCGAGAAATATGGTTTCATTACTGCGCTGGATATGTCAGTTCTCTCCAGTGTATGTGCATTCATAGCTGAGCAAAAGATCGATATTCCTATCTCTATCAATCTCAGCAGGATCGATGTAAACAACAAGAATATCGTGAAGCTTATCCTGCAAACCACAGAATCATATGCTGTAGATCACTCGTACATTCAGTTTGAGATTACTGAGAGTGCCTACATAGACAATCCTGTGCAGATGTCTGAGTTGGTCAGTGAACTGAAGAGCCATGGTTTTACCATCTTGATGGATGACTTCGGCAGTGGTTACTCCTCTCTGCATATGCTCTCCACTTTGCCGATGGATATCATAAAGGTAGACCGTTCCTTTATTTATGAGATTGGTGAGAATAATCGCTCTAAAGCTGTGCTTTCCTCCATCATACAGATGGGAAAGGAACTGGGGATGGATATGGTGGTAGAGGGAGTGGAGAATGAGGGGCATCATGAATTCCTGAGTGAAGCCGGGGCTCTCTTTGGACAAGGATTCTATTATCAGCGGCCAATGGAGAGAGAAGCTTTCCTTAAGTTGCTCATACATGGTTGACAGTTTTCCTCTCTTTGTGATACGTTCTGTTTCATCGGCCGGATAGCTCAGCGGGAGAGCGGTTGCCTTACACGCAACTGGTCGGGGGTTCAAATCCCTCTCCGGTCATAGACGCACTCTTCACAGAGTGCGTTTTTGCTTTGATAGGGGTACTATTGCCGCTCAAAATGGTTGTGAGTATAGTAGTATCAGACAATGAGGGGATGGTATGGATCTGACGTTGTTGATCTGGTATTTTTTCTGTTATTCTATTCTTGGTTATATAGTTGAGGTTCTGTATTGTTCCATAAGACAGGGCACTCTCGTAAACCGTGGATTTCTTCATGGACCC
The sequence above is drawn from the uncultured Sphaerochaeta sp. genome and encodes:
- a CDS encoding EAL domain-containing protein, encoding MNEVGLSGPSKERMLSINNLPGGVGVYELGDEIRATYLSRGLSKLLAYTPKEFHNYNELDLLDSVHERERKRIKAVFQKLKSSHKELDISFRLQRKEDRFIRLLGRYSRHHGQFPVYYLVASDVSEAHQNALALERQNTRLQFAFSHSTLEMWEYHLDEDRLVPLSRKVLGGHAPLEIHNPAAFLLEEGYIHPDFSVTLNHDFAQLQAGNEPDSILSVRSVAGSYRWLRLSYAFLSDGEHDHRRAIGIFQDVHDEIAMRLQALGQDKAFFGGFNLDSGTAVLADNRVWKMMAGCDDFYTMYDSVLQEAIQKEYLPVFHEIDTSEKLKQFVETGKKELTIEAKMIHPFHKEDGYRWVRFHFNVSVANNTTIGYIAIKDIEASKVQEQALEKRAHSDSLTGVYNRFSLEELVSRYLRDGGSSLFFLIDIDRFKLINDTYGHDLGDRVLKRIAFLMRTVFPQGTIIGRLGGDEFVAYIPHVTEALRGAGDELCRLIAEDRTLGILFTCSLGYCISPEDGITFNELYQHADLALYHSKNHGRNQCTHYASEMGMHNTRCWTNHEWMLDNLPDTVYLSDMQSYNLLFLNKAGREIYSPDTSFIGKKCYEVIFHRDQVCEHCRFQSLSYDSYSFWQQTDEFGSVWLCKEKLILFNEKPAKLAILVDQLKQAKQIAEKSVTQPTKLHLSRSSYFKLLQRGDSSWDYDVNHDLLTLFVFVGGQPYVEQVHGFLKSNASIKAMLAEDRPLFREALRKRIVEPEGSPIQVRLTLSSGSFIPVLISWYYMSHRIGGNVVRFSPFGYISPESPLKEILQDFTVALLHLACERDTVTLLLANRKFHEMFNSEEKTLGKDPLGWLLPSERNNVLSRMRSLQENHQRGETFMVVGHDNRYFSLTCQLGTCYGYVQMVTLTLQDVSREHKLQQLNKRMLPYIEQSKEGIAVFSLESYSLDLQYANETLAVLLGYEREDLIAQLKNNAIQLFYPEDRTLLLRHVERQSMTSITSDPFNLRLVKKDGDIIWCRITFRQMGIQGRGEPFSLLIEDLSESMHDEKVLQQVQEQLSFALNHNLVTGLYTRQRFYEACREFLDTHINTSFVMVYWNIERFSVLNELLGFDRGNQVLQLVARSLRDFIKDHGVYGHVGADHFAACIPKEMSSASKLKQAIDIEHIGQDIGLHLSMVFGMYEIEDPSQGIPSLLDKAHSASKISRFRNREGYAFYEPSIRSDTFNEQDVLNEMQGALDGGQFTFFLQPIYDIQGMHIHSAEALSRWVHPTRGVIPPKQFIPVFEKYGFITALDMSVLSSVCAFIAEQKIDIPISINLSRIDVNNKNIVKLILQTTESYAVDHSYIQFEITESAYIDNPVQMSELVSELKSHGFTILMDDFGSGYSSLHMLSTLPMDIIKVDRSFIYEIGENNRSKAVLSSIIQMGKELGMDMVVEGVENEGHHEFLSEAGALFGQGFYYQRPMEREAFLKLLIHG